Proteins found in one Streptomyces sp. NBC_00461 genomic segment:
- a CDS encoding roadblock/LC7 domain-containing protein: MAADPQVLDELRRLRARVPQLTGALATGVDGRVLAQDTPGVDPDGMAALIESAHGAAVKLADATGQGELRELLVRGVYGYVATYAAGDAAVLTLLAQDRVSLGRLLLEGRRAAARIGEFGDARRTPAHHARPAREAKEAKAPKDAKDPNAAEPQATEPEAGPAAKTAAARTRTPRAPRTTTANARTTTES, translated from the coding sequence ATGGCCGCCGACCCCCAGGTCCTCGACGAGCTTCGCCGTCTGAGAGCCCGCGTCCCCCAGCTCACGGGCGCCCTCGCGACCGGAGTCGACGGGCGCGTCCTGGCACAGGACACCCCCGGTGTCGACCCGGACGGGATGGCCGCGCTCATCGAGAGCGCGCACGGGGCGGCCGTGAAGCTGGCGGACGCCACGGGCCAGGGCGAGCTGCGCGAACTGCTCGTGCGGGGCGTGTACGGCTACGTGGCGACGTACGCGGCGGGCGACGCGGCCGTACTGACCCTGCTCGCCCAGGACCGCGTCAGCCTCGGCCGTCTCCTCCTGGAGGGCCGCAGGGCGGCCGCCCGCATCGGCGAGTTCGGCGACGCCCGCAGGACACCCGCACACCACGCCCGGCCGGCCAGAGAGGCGAAGGAGGCCAAGGCGCCCAAGGACGCCAAGGACCCGAACGCGGCCGAGCCGCAGGCGACCGAGCCGGAGGCCGGACCGGCCGCCAAGACGGCCGCCGCACGGACCAGAACACCGCGCGCACCCCGCACCACCACCGCCAACGCGCGCACCACCACGGAAAGTTGA
- a CDS encoding MurR/RpiR family transcriptional regulator — MSTEGDISVVDSPAGRLQALFEGHRLTPTQRRIAHSMVRSAAEVPFLSSVELAELAGVSQPSVTRFAVALGFDGYPALRKHLREVAPAEQAADAGSYNEYQQAVEAEIENLRHLAELLADPRPVQKAGRILAASRPLPVLGLRAAASQAYGFGYFAAKVHPDVRLLNEGGTMIHDRIEAAVRAGASALLCFALPRHPREVVDTLAFAKEAGLTVVTVADSAFAPVAKVSDLLLPAAVGTGLAFDTACAPMLLGRVLLEAMCDDLPDAQARLEEFDARAAARGLFVE; from the coding sequence ATGAGCACGGAGGGGGACATCAGCGTGGTGGACAGTCCTGCGGGGCGGCTGCAGGCGCTCTTCGAGGGGCACCGGCTGACGCCGACCCAGCGGCGCATCGCACACAGCATGGTGCGCAGTGCCGCCGAGGTCCCGTTCCTGTCCAGCGTCGAGCTGGCCGAACTCGCCGGGGTCAGCCAGCCGTCCGTGACCCGCTTCGCCGTCGCCCTCGGCTTCGACGGCTACCCCGCCCTGCGCAAGCACCTGCGCGAGGTCGCCCCGGCGGAACAGGCGGCGGACGCGGGCTCGTACAACGAGTACCAGCAGGCCGTGGAAGCGGAGATCGAGAACCTCAGGCACCTCGCGGAACTGCTGGCCGACCCGCGGCCGGTGCAGAAGGCCGGACGCATTCTCGCCGCCTCCCGCCCGTTGCCCGTCCTCGGCCTGCGCGCCGCCGCCTCCCAGGCCTACGGCTTCGGCTACTTCGCCGCCAAGGTCCATCCGGACGTACGGCTGCTGAACGAGGGCGGCACGATGATCCACGACCGCATCGAGGCAGCCGTACGGGCCGGTGCGAGCGCCCTGCTCTGCTTCGCGCTGCCCCGGCATCCGCGCGAGGTGGTGGACACCCTGGCCTTCGCCAAGGAAGCCGGACTGACCGTGGTCACCGTCGCCGACTCCGCGTTCGCACCGGTCGCCAAGGTCTCCGATCTCCTCCTGCCCGCCGCCGTCGGCACCGGCCTCGCCTTCGACACCGCCTGCGCGCCGATGCTGCTGGGCCGCGTCCTGCTGGAGGCGATGTGCGACGACCTGCCGGACGCACAGGCCCGCCTGGAGGAGTTCGACGCACGGGCGGCCGCACGCGGCCTGTTCGTGGAGTGA
- a CDS encoding aromatic amino acid ammonia-lyase: protein MSSQIVDTSRMSLSGGTGLIVLDGVGLGVLDVVRLAEGTARPVPGSEAMRRVEDSWDAARRIAATGRVYGRSTGVGANRNEDVPTEAAAEHGLRLLRSHAGAIGDELPAREVRAMIAVRANQLLAGGAGLRPTVVTALCEALESGAHPAVNEFGSVGTGDIAALAQAGLALAGEHPWRGPGAPKPQQLDNNDALAFISSNALTLGQSALALHELRGLVQATQVVGALSLLAVDGSHEAYAAPVHAARPHRGSSEVARRMRELIGAADRPTPPLGRIQDPYGFRCLPQIHGPALDAADALEEVVAIEINAAAENPLISAQDMAAYHHGGFYQAQLALALDHFRLAVTQVARLSTSRLSSLNEPGFTRLRPFLADDVPASSGVMILEYAAGAALGDLRAFSAPASLGHAVLSRGVEEQASFASLAARQTLRACRAFRLVVGCELVAAVRALHQRGLRPEPDLPVCRALELAESVLAGDQADRPLTDDVTAAAALLDRFTDIWRGNES, encoded by the coding sequence ATGTCGTCTCAGATCGTGGACACGTCGCGAATGTCGTTGTCCGGGGGCACCGGTCTCATCGTCCTCGACGGGGTCGGTCTCGGCGTCCTGGACGTCGTGCGGCTGGCCGAAGGGACCGCGCGACCCGTCCCCGGGAGCGAGGCGATGCGGCGCGTGGAGGACTCCTGGGACGCCGCCCGCAGGATCGCCGCGACCGGACGCGTCTACGGCCGCTCCACCGGCGTCGGCGCCAACCGGAACGAGGACGTGCCCACCGAGGCGGCCGCCGAGCACGGCCTCAGACTGCTGCGCAGCCATGCCGGCGCCATCGGGGACGAGCTGCCCGCGCGGGAGGTGCGGGCCATGATCGCCGTCCGGGCCAACCAGCTCCTCGCGGGCGGTGCGGGCCTGCGGCCCACCGTCGTCACGGCGCTGTGCGAGGCGCTGGAGAGCGGCGCCCACCCCGCCGTCAACGAGTTCGGCTCGGTCGGCACCGGCGACATCGCCGCCCTCGCCCAGGCGGGACTGGCACTCGCCGGCGAACACCCCTGGCGGGGGCCGGGCGCGCCCAAGCCGCAGCAGCTCGACAACAACGACGCGCTGGCCTTCATCAGCAGCAACGCCCTCACCCTCGGCCAGTCCGCCCTCGCCCTGCACGAACTGCGCGGACTCGTGCAGGCCACCCAGGTCGTCGGCGCCCTCTCCCTGCTGGCCGTCGACGGCTCGCACGAGGCGTACGCGGCCCCCGTGCACGCTGCCCGCCCGCACCGGGGTTCCAGTGAAGTCGCCCGCCGCATGCGGGAGTTGATCGGCGCGGCGGACCGGCCCACCCCGCCCCTCGGCCGGATCCAGGACCCGTACGGCTTCCGCTGCCTGCCCCAGATCCACGGCCCCGCGCTGGACGCGGCGGACGCCCTGGAGGAGGTCGTGGCGATCGAGATCAACGCGGCCGCCGAGAACCCGCTGATCTCCGCCCAGGACATGGCGGCCTACCACCACGGCGGCTTCTACCAGGCCCAGCTCGCCCTCGCCCTGGACCACTTCAGGCTGGCCGTCACCCAGGTGGCCCGCCTGTCGACCTCCCGGCTGTCCTCGCTGAACGAGCCCGGCTTCACCCGTCTGCGCCCCTTCCTCGCCGACGACGTGCCCGCCTCCTCGGGCGTGATGATCCTGGAGTACGCCGCCGGGGCCGCCCTCGGCGACCTGCGGGCCTTCTCCGCTCCCGCGTCGCTCGGCCACGCTGTACTCTCCCGAGGCGTCGAGGAACAGGCCAGCTTCGCCTCGCTCGCCGCACGTCAGACGCTGCGCGCCTGTCGCGCGTTCCGACTCGTCGTCGGCTGCGAACTGGTCGCCGCCGTACGGGCGCTGCACCAGCGCGGCCTGCGGCCCGAACCGGACCTTCCGGTGTGCCGCGCGCTGGAGCTCGCCGAGTCGGTGCTGGCCGGGGACCAGGCCGACCGGCCGCTCACGGACGACGTGACGGCGGCGGCCGCACTGCTGGACCGGTTCACGGACATCTGGAGGGGGAACGAGTCATGA
- a CDS encoding ABC transporter ATP-binding protein, giving the protein MIQFDAVHKRFPNGTTAVHDLTLEMPEGGVTVLVGSSGCGKTTTLRMVNRMIEPTSGTIRVGGKDVTSQDAAELRRSIGYVIQQSGLFPHRTVLDNIATVPLLLGHGRRRARARAAELLETVGLAADAGKRYPHQLSGGQQQRVGVARALAADPPVLLMDEPFGAVDPVVRTQLQDELLRLQKELNKTIVFVTHDVDEAVRLGDQIAIFRTGGHLVQCASPTELLARPADDFVADFLGAERGLKLLSLTTLAALPQGPAPEGGAWTLVLDEARRPLHWADKDTEVPVRPLRDTDSLLSALNESVASPTGLVARVDTDGVLTGVTSRDDIHQHAGQAHTEARVAA; this is encoded by the coding sequence ATGATCCAGTTCGATGCGGTCCACAAGCGCTTCCCCAACGGCACGACAGCTGTCCACGACCTCACCCTGGAAATGCCGGAAGGGGGCGTGACCGTCCTCGTCGGATCTTCCGGTTGCGGCAAGACGACCACCCTGCGGATGGTCAACCGGATGATAGAGCCGACCTCCGGGACCATCCGGGTCGGCGGCAAGGACGTCACCAGCCAGGACGCCGCCGAACTGCGCCGCTCCATCGGGTACGTCATCCAGCAGTCGGGCCTGTTCCCGCACCGCACGGTGCTGGACAACATCGCCACCGTGCCGCTGCTGCTGGGCCACGGCCGCCGCAGGGCCCGCGCGCGGGCGGCCGAACTCCTGGAGACCGTCGGCCTCGCCGCCGACGCGGGCAAGCGCTACCCCCACCAGCTCTCCGGCGGCCAGCAGCAGCGCGTGGGCGTGGCCCGTGCACTGGCCGCCGACCCGCCCGTCCTGCTGATGGACGAGCCCTTCGGCGCGGTGGACCCGGTGGTGCGCACCCAGCTCCAGGACGAGCTGCTGCGCCTGCAGAAGGAGCTGAACAAGACCATCGTCTTCGTCACGCACGACGTCGACGAGGCCGTGCGCCTGGGCGACCAGATCGCGATCTTCCGAACCGGCGGCCACCTCGTCCAGTGCGCCTCCCCCACCGAGCTTCTCGCCCGGCCCGCCGACGACTTCGTGGCCGACTTCCTCGGCGCCGAACGCGGCCTCAAGCTGCTGTCGCTGACGACCCTCGCGGCGCTCCCTCAGGGCCCGGCTCCCGAGGGCGGCGCCTGGACCCTCGTCCTCGACGAGGCGCGCAGGCCGCTGCACTGGGCGGACAAGGACACCGAGGTCCCCGTACGGCCGCTCAGGGACACCGACTCCCTGCTGTCGGCCCTCAACGAGTCCGTCGCCTCCCCCACCGGCCTGGTCGCCCGCGTCGACACGGACGGCGTCCTCACCGGCGTCACCTCCCGCGACGACATCCACCAGCACGCGGGCCAGGCGCACACGGAAGCCCGGGTGGCCGCATGA
- a CDS encoding ABC transporter permease, with product MTIDWSWIGDHTDDLTSLTISHLQAAMTAVFFGVLISLPLAVVAHRVRPLRGFLLGFSNILFTIPSIAIFVLLLPISGLTRTTTVIGLTVYTLVVLLRNTVEGLDSVPAKTKEAAKAMGTRPLRTLLTVEFPLALPVIMAGVRIATVMSISLVSVATYIGDGGLGQLFTDGFQRNFPTPVIVGVVLTILLAVVADALLVALQYALTPWKRRRA from the coding sequence ATGACCATCGACTGGTCGTGGATAGGCGACCACACCGACGACCTCACCAGCCTCACGATCTCCCACCTCCAGGCCGCGATGACCGCCGTCTTCTTCGGCGTCCTGATCTCGCTCCCGCTCGCGGTGGTCGCCCACCGGGTGCGCCCCCTGCGCGGCTTCCTGCTCGGCTTCTCGAACATCCTGTTCACGATCCCGTCGATCGCGATCTTCGTGCTCCTGCTGCCGATCAGCGGTCTGACCCGGACCACGACCGTCATCGGCCTGACCGTCTACACCCTGGTCGTGCTGCTGCGGAACACGGTCGAGGGCCTGGACTCGGTCCCCGCGAAAACCAAGGAGGCGGCGAAGGCGATGGGCACGCGCCCCCTGCGCACGCTCCTCACCGTCGAGTTCCCGCTCGCGCTCCCCGTGATCATGGCGGGCGTCCGGATCGCGACGGTCATGTCGATCTCCCTGGTCTCGGTCGCCACCTACATCGGCGACGGCGGCCTCGGCCAGCTCTTCACCGACGGCTTCCAGCGCAACTTCCCGACCCCGGTGATCGTGGGCGTGGTCCTCACGATCCTCCTCGCGGTCGTCGCGGACGCCCTGCTGGTGGCCCTCCAGTACGCCCTCACCCCGTGGAAGAGGCGGCGAGCCTGA
- a CDS encoding ABC transporter permease, producing the protein MYELFKNLGSWLTSGAQWTGPDGIAHRLAEHLQYSLLATLIAAAIGLPLGLLIGHTGKGAFLAINLSSFGRALPTVGLVVLVFLAGGLSMLPVYVALVALAVPAIVTNTYAGMTAVDPDVKDAARGQGMRGHQVLFQVELPLALPLIMTGLRLALIQVVATATIAAYVSFGGLGRYVFDGLAQRDLVQVLGGAVLVAAVAVLLDLLLSTLQRFLFRHRTA; encoded by the coding sequence ATGTACGAACTCTTCAAGAACCTCGGCAGCTGGCTGACCAGCGGCGCCCAGTGGACCGGCCCCGACGGCATCGCCCACCGCCTCGCCGAGCACCTCCAGTACTCGCTCCTCGCGACCCTCATCGCGGCCGCGATCGGCCTGCCCCTGGGCCTGCTGATCGGCCACACCGGCAAGGGGGCGTTCCTCGCGATCAACCTCTCGTCCTTCGGCCGGGCGCTGCCCACCGTCGGCCTGGTCGTCCTGGTCTTCCTGGCCGGCGGCCTGTCGATGCTGCCGGTGTACGTGGCCCTCGTCGCCCTCGCGGTCCCGGCGATCGTCACCAACACCTACGCAGGCATGACCGCCGTCGACCCGGACGTGAAGGACGCGGCGCGCGGCCAGGGCATGCGCGGCCACCAGGTCCTGTTCCAGGTCGAGCTGCCCCTCGCGCTCCCCCTGATCATGACCGGTCTGCGCCTCGCCCTCATCCAGGTCGTCGCCACCGCCACGATCGCCGCGTACGTCTCCTTCGGGGGCCTGGGCCGCTACGTCTTCGACGGCCTCGCCCAGCGCGACCTCGTCCAGGTGCTGGGCGGCGCGGTGCTGGTCGCCGCGGTCGCCGTACTCCTCGACCTGCTCCTGAGCACCCTCCAGCGCTTCCTCTTCCGCCACCGCACCGCATAG
- a CDS encoding ABC transporter substrate-binding protein — MNRRTLLGGLFAAASVPALSACAGGVTSLDGQGGSAGGGGSSKGGVTIGTANFTENQVLGYLYAAVLQQAGVKVKVRPNLGTREIVIPALRSGDIDLLPEYQGALLNYLDPKATAAEEGAMQNALALALPKGLQILPYGMAEDSDAFVVTRQTAKKYGLTSLADLKKQNGKLVIGAAPEVKKRQVGAVGLKEVYGVEFKEFKSLDSDGPLVKGALKKGDVDVANLFTTDTDIEANDWVVLTDPLNLIPSQHIVPLIADRKSDDTVRKALAKLGNVLTTAQLTELNRQVDKDKKDPEDVANAYAKQHGLAK; from the coding sequence ATGAACCGACGCACTCTCCTCGGCGGCCTCTTCGCAGCGGCCTCCGTCCCCGCCCTCTCCGCCTGCGCCGGCGGCGTCACCTCCCTCGACGGTCAGGGAGGCTCGGCCGGCGGCGGCGGCTCCAGCAAGGGCGGAGTCACCATCGGCACCGCCAACTTCACCGAGAACCAGGTCCTGGGCTACCTCTACGCCGCCGTTCTCCAGCAGGCCGGCGTGAAGGTGAAGGTCCGTCCCAACCTCGGCACCCGCGAGATCGTGATCCCCGCCCTCAGGAGCGGCGACATCGACCTCCTGCCCGAGTACCAGGGCGCCCTCCTGAACTACCTCGACCCGAAGGCCACGGCCGCGGAGGAGGGCGCCATGCAGAACGCCCTCGCCCTCGCGCTGCCGAAGGGCCTCCAGATCCTGCCGTACGGCATGGCCGAGGACTCCGACGCCTTCGTCGTCACCCGCCAGACGGCGAAGAAGTACGGCCTGACCTCCCTCGCCGACCTGAAGAAGCAGAACGGCAAGCTGGTCATAGGCGCGGCCCCCGAGGTGAAGAAGCGCCAGGTGGGCGCGGTCGGCCTGAAGGAGGTGTACGGCGTCGAGTTCAAGGAGTTCAAGTCGCTCGACTCCGACGGCCCGCTGGTCAAGGGCGCCCTGAAGAAGGGCGATGTGGACGTGGCGAACCTCTTCACCACCGACACCGACATCGAGGCCAACGACTGGGTGGTGCTGACCGACCCCCTGAACCTGATCCCCAGCCAGCACATCGTGCCCCTCATCGCCGACCGCAAGTCCGACGACACGGTCCGCAAGGCCCTCGCCAAGCTCGGCAACGTCCTGACCACCGCCCAGCTCACCGAGCTCAACCGCCAGGTGGACAAGGACAAGAAGGACCCGGAGGACGTGGCGAACGCGTACGCCAAGCAGCACGGCCTCGCGAAGTGA